A single region of the Drosophila miranda strain MSH22 chromosome 2, D.miranda_PacBio2.1, whole genome shotgun sequence genome encodes:
- the LOC108155017 gene encoding transcription factor Ouib, translating to MSKSSVKHLKSTCRVCAKYASIKRSPRLFDKSNPKMVENIETLTGLRLESFGCLPELICECCVMELSAASKFRERCIAAQRSLLMGLTEEQQMVIPAYYQAAVLGTDVEEMEEADVDKRAQPPEEIETVETYIDDIEPKEEGEEEDDIDEKIEYDNEYFDVAENNVTEDDGASLIEEAEYESLMADEDIEEQSLQETEMIDAAGELITGDGNEGYVYDSDDEVAVLDNVLDDEYEHENSVVKKSSLPPKPKVRSDDPRRRGTGGVYICEQCGNHIKGRMAFELHCRRHRGDKQFGCELCNSRFCTTSELKRHMRKHTGERPFACQYCGRCFTDYTTRVKHERTHTNERPYVCGTCGKAFTTGYILKNHMLIHSGERAYRCELCDKSFMLPTHLNTHFRSGVHKRHMEKAGITLEREQKKELKLEDVEEDSLIV from the exons ATGTCGAAGTCGTCGGTAAAACATTTGAAAAGCACTTGCCGGGTGTGTGCCAAGTATGCAAGCATCAAAAGATCCCCTCGCTTGTTTGACAAATCAAATCCAAAGATGGTTGAGAACATTGAGACGCTCACTGGATTGCGG CTGGAGTCTTTTGGATGTTTACCTGAACTAATTTGCGAATGCTGCGTAATGGAACTAAGTGCTGCAAGCAAATTTCGCGAGCGTTGCATTGCCGCCCAGCGCAGTCTCCTGATGGGACTAACCGAAGAACAGCAAATGGTGATACCCGCGTACTACCAGGCCGCAGTCTTGGGCACTGACGTCGAGGAGATGGAGGAGGCGGACGTCGACAAGAGGGCCCAGCCCCCCGAAGAGATCGAAACTGTAGAAACTTATATTGATGATATAGAACCAAAAGAGGAGggtgaggaggaggacgaTATTGATGAAAAAATCGAATACGACAATGAATATTTCGACGTTGCCGAAAACAACGTGACGGAGGACGACGGAGCATCGCTTATAGAGGAGGCCGAATACGAAAGCCTCATGGCAGACGAAGATATTGAGGAACAAAGTCTTCAGGAGACAGAAATGATAGATGCTGCTGGGGAACTTATTACAGGCGATGGAAATGAGGGCTATGTTTACGATTCTGATGACGAAGTGGCCGTGCTGGACAACGTCCTGGACGATGAGTATGAGCATGAGAACAGCGTTGTAAAGAAGTCCAGTCTGCCGCCCAAACCGAAAGTACGTTCTGATGATCCACGCCGCCGTGGAACAGGCGGCGTCTACATTTGTGAGCAGTGTGGCAATCACATCAAGGGCCGCATGGCCTTCGAGCTACACTGTCGTCGCCACCGCGGCGATAAGCAGTTTGGTTGCGA ACTGTGCAACTCTCGCTTCTGCACCACGTCCGAACTGAAGCGGCACATGCGTAAGCACACCGGAGAGCGTCCGTTCGCTTGCCAGTACTGCGGACGCTGTTTCACCGATTACACCACTCGCGTTAAGCATGAGCGTACCCACACCAATGAACGTCCCTATGTCTGTGGCACATGCGGCAAGGCTTTCACCACCGGGTACATTCTTAAGAACCATATGTTAATACATTCCGGCGAGCGCGCTTACAG GTGCGAGCTGTGCGACAAGTCTTTCATGCTCCCCACCCATCTGAATACACATTTCCGTTCGGGAGTGCACAAACGGCATATGGAGAAGGCCGGGATCACACTGGAGAGAGAGCAGAAAAAGGAACTTAAATTGGAGGATGTGGAGGAGGATAGTTTAATAGTTTAG